A single genomic interval of Cucumis sativus cultivar 9930 chromosome 7, Cucumber_9930_V3, whole genome shotgun sequence harbors:
- the LOC101214301 gene encoding uncharacterized protein LOC101214301: MEQQLIADQNPTAVNNEIQANNEETTRKQEEHPLPLMALNHVSRVCKNVKDSVHFYTKVLGFVLIERPQSFDFEGAWLFNYGVGIHLMQTEEDDDSVGVRGSDKDHLDPMDNHISFQCEDMEAMEERLKELGVKYMRRTLEEEEKGETIEQLFFNDPDGFMIEICNCENLKLVPAGSSGKIRLPAGRHNPPLELNDEK, from the exons ATGGAACAACAACTCATCGCAGATCAAAACCCCACTGCCGTCAACAATGAAATCCAAGCAAACAACGAAGAAACTAcaagaaaacaagaagaacATCCACTTCCATTAATGGCACTCAATCACGTCTCCAGAGTCTGCAAAAACGTCAAGGATTCCGTCCATTTCTACACCAAAGTCCTAGGTTTCGTCCTCATTGAACGCCCGCAAAGCTTCGATTTCGAAGGAGCTTGGCTGTTCAACTACGGCGTTGGGATTCACTTGATGCAAACCGAGGAGGATGATGATAGTGTTGGAGTCCGTGGAAGCGATAAGGATCATCTCGATCCCATGGATAATCACATCTCGTTTCAG TGTGAAGATATGGAAGCGATGGAGGAGAGATTGAAGGAATTGGGAGTGAAGTACATGAGGAGGACATTGGAGGAAGAGGAGAAGGGAGAAACGATTGAACAGCTCTTCTTCAATGATCCTGATGGATTCATGATCGAGATCTGTAACTGTGAGAATTTGAAGTTAGTGCCAGCGGGTTCCTCCGGTAAGATTAGACTTCCGGCGGGTCGGCATAACCCTCCATTGGAATTGAATGATGAGAAATAG